The region ctgaatcgaatcacgcctttccagggcgacaccttcaggagaaccatatccccgattTGGAGCtccaaatcggatcgacgcttgtcggcataacttttctgccgactctaagcagtctgaagcctgctccggacctactggatcctctcggtcatcttgagcaccacttcggtgctccccatgaccctctggccaacttcaccccagcatagcggggtcctacacctccgtccgtacaacatctcgaagggagggcggtcgatactcacgtgatagctgttgttgtaggagaactcgatcaggggaagataggtatcccaactaccaccgaagtctagcacacacgcccgcagcatatcctccagagtctggatggtccgctcgctctgcccatccgtctgcgggtgaaaggcagtgctaaaatgcagacgagtgcccaactcgtcatggaatctcttccaaaacctggaattaaaacgcacatccctgtccgagatcaccgatactggcaccccatgccgtgccacaatctccctgatatagatgtcggccaatttctcggccgatatgctctcctgaatcggaataaagtgagcactcttggtcaatctatccacgatgacccaaatcgaatccactccacgtgcggtcctgggaagcttcgtgatatctttccatttccacagtggaatatccaacggctgcatcttgccatgcggcctctgatgttcggccttgaccttcctgcaggtcaaacatcgctcgacataccatgccacatcccgcttcatgcagggccaccaatagtctagacgaagatccctatacatcttcgtcgccccgggatgaatagagaatcgggacttgtgcgcctcctccatcaaaatctggtgcacgcctccgtgatacggtacccacaccctacggtgtagtgtcaatagtcatcggctatcataatcaaaggaggaaacctaacCCACCACGTGCTCGCTCTtctgatgctcctccttgatagcctcctgttgagcctcccgaatctgctccaacaggggagtcaccacggtcatcctcatacaaacgtccctgatcggtgccgccttgcggctaagcgcatcggccaccacattggccttccccgggtggtaaaggatctcacaatcataatccttcaccacgtccaaccatcgacgctgcctcatgttcagattcggttgatccatgaggtacctcaaactcttgtggtccgtgtagatggtacatcgaaccccgtagaggtaatgccgccaaatcttgagggcaaagaccaccgcccccaactccaaatcgtgcgtcgggtagttcgcctcgtgaggcttgagctgcctcgaagcgtaggcaatgacatgccccctctgcatcagtaccgcgcccaacccagaaatggacgcatcacaataaaccacaaaatcctctacgccctctggcagggctaagatcgacgcctcacacaatctctgtctcagcgtctcaaatgcagcctgctgctcgggtccccaccgaaagaccacggctttcttcgtcagccgcgtcaggggtacggctatcttggagaaatcctggataaatctccgatagtagcctgccaatcccaggaaactccgaatctcagatagagacttcggaacctcccatctcatcacggcctcgaccttggccagatcgaccagaatcccattctggttgacggggtgtccaagaaattgcacctcgcgcaaccaaaactcacacttggagaacttggcatacaagctctccctcctcagggtttccaacacctctctcagatgctcctcatgttcctcccgagtcttggaataaaccaagatatcatcgataaagactatcacagaccgatccagcatcggtctgcatacgcggttcatgaggtccatgaacgcggcaggagcattggtgagcccaaacggcatcaccacaaactcataatggccatagcgcgtccgaaacgcggtcttctgcatatcctcctccctgaccctcatctgatgataacccgaacgcaaatcaatcttggagaaccaagatgctccctgaagctggtcaaagaggtcatcaatcctcggaagcgggtaacggttcttcaccgttaccttgttcagctcccgataatctatacacatccgatgcgacccgtccttcttcttcacaaacagaatcggggctccccagggtgaactgctcggacgaataaatcccttgtctagcagctcctgcagctgcgtagacaactcctgcatctcgggaggagccaaccgatacggtgccttggctatcggagccgcaccaggaacatggtcaatccggaactccacctgtcgctccggaggtatcccaggaagctcctctgggaaaacatctgcaaagtctcggaccaccggaacctcgctcactgtcgccttacccgcctcccgggtatccatcacatacgcgacatatcctgcgcatccctactgaaggtagcgcctagccctcgctgctgaacatacagcgggtccatattggggcctctcaccatgaatcactaactctcccccgcttggggtcctgacccgcactagctgctgcgcgcaatctatcaccgccccattagggctcagccaatccatgcctataatcaccttgttcccacgcaacggaatgggaaccaaatctaccaaatagCGCTCTTCGAACAGACGcagcacgcaatctcgaaataccatcgatgctcgcaccgatcgatcgtcagcaatctccacctccaaagggcaatctaactcgcccgatgactcgtgaaacttcttgctaagcgcaagggaaacaaatgatcgggacgcacccgagtcgaacaacacctgaactggaaggccgttcacatggaacgatcctaaagcatacatatacatacggagcacatatcaataacataacatcataaaaataagatagagggaaagaatcatatccttcaccacatcgggtgcggcgtgtgcctcctcggtagtcagctggaatgctcggctcctcaccattggagcctctgccttgccctgccggccatccgtgatccgcagggtcgctggagctggcgccttcaccggcgctgaaactatcaactgggggcaattggccttcttgtggcccctctggttgcagtgaaaacacagcaactccgatgtctgaatagctgaaactggagtagtacaatccctgctaaagtgccctgccttgccgcacttgtagcagcctactgATCCCGTCCTACATGCCCCCACATGCGTCCTGctgcatttcccgcagcggctcggtcctgactggcctttcagcctaccatctgatcccttgggcttcttccctgaagcccctcctgcctgaccctcctctaatttccgtttccggatgtgctccaaatctagctccctctccctttccctggcaatcatagagtccaaggtagggcaagccgaaaaactaacatgcttccggatgtcagctcgtagcatatcatgataacgagtccttttcatgtcctcgtcaccagcatactggggcaccaataaagccctctcccggaacttggcggtgatctccgccacagtctccgtcgtctgcctcatgtctagaaactccctggccagctgctgaagctcgacagccggcgcaaactctgccctgaacctggtcacaaagtccgaccaggtcatagcctcgatagctgacgctcccaacgagtcacccactgactcccaccaatcccgggctcggtcccgtaaacatcctgctgcatacctcaccttcgacccctcggggcagaagctagtcaactgggcagactcgatgtctgcaatccatcgcctggcagcaatggggtctttcaccccatggaaatccggcgcaccactgcccctgaagtccttgaaggacagtgtgcgagatcctgactggctagatgccatatcactcttgaatgcccgaaggcgatcctccatcaactccatgatcccttccttgatcgacccgaagataatgggagtcgactcaaggatactcctggtgatctctgacgtgatgaactcgcgtagtccctcatccaccggctcggaacctgatcccgaacctgacccctctcctgaactgccatctaccggcctcgatcgaagtaccaccattctgcaatacatcacaacaatcattagtgatactgatacttcctgagggatcacaactacttacaagttccctggtcttatcttggccttccttggttcgggtacggatcctctgctttcagtagtacgggcccatactaccttccacatctatccgtaccttcttcaaggaatgcctcgactccaccagatcccattcactactgctgatcactgctatactcatcctaggcttaccctagggaaatctctaattccactctaaccagtcctcagctgctgcaggcctccttgtaatgccaattagccattacccgaataccatcacatgtgacgaggctcagataatccttcgagtacccgactcgtccctacaacggttggactcaaacaagagctgcgcagtaggatcaaatccggcactctaagattattcaaccctgatcacatgtgacgtgacgcattcgcctaatggctaactcccattattcagggTCCCacgaagcacgaagcaagcaacattcagataaaggtaacaatctcaattaactctatctactttcaggaactgagctagcataaagtgctaagctcatactaccaggcataacctaatcaggctatcatacttactgtctactcaataactagcatgAAAGTTCTCACACAACTGAAACACattaagcaggcacataaggcatcactcctagatccttagtcctattctagcatgctgttctacaaaagctgataaacataacataaacttgtatgggtactttggggatacttacttgagctcggccagtcacgcacatcacacacttcgttctttctcaaaactcttttctcaattttagaaaacatttttcctttagaaaatcttttaatccctcgatttgagttcagacactcccgagggtgtgtccgaatccctcaaatcaagtctctgataccaacttgtaacgacccaattttcacgaccaaaaattttgttttaaaacattactttagaaaatattaataactaaaaacatcgtttgatcaaccacaacataaagtgaaccatgtctgaaaaccaaaacatacaactaatcgaaatatcagagtatcaatcccagtgaagctcgtaactgcggaaacaagggagtgtgtgtgtgacatgctgctaccgcgccggctcctttcccctagctgaggaggtacctgaaaccaaaactgaaactgtaagcacaaagcttagtgagttcccccataataccccataccatgcaacatataacaaccaatgttcagctaggagttacgggccttgcccacactcgggaagatacgggccctgcccacacttcgctagccgggagatacgggcctcgcccacacttgtgaaggtacgggccctgcccacactttgcTATCTGGGaggtacgggcctagcccacactccaacctcggaaagatacgggccctgcccacactcaaccgctaacccataacatataagtatcacgcagacaacaagtataagcaactctatcatattaacacatatatcatacttgactaaacccagagataagggctcggcccacactctagtactagcatctcgtctacacgggtcggccttggtgccttagacccgttcctactggaaaggaaactcaccagGTGCTATAAGTGGCAATTGAGTTGGCAACTAAAATTGCTGATTAGGATGGATGTCACCAGGTGATCCCTTCAAATTTTCTAAAATGACCTTTTAAAACCTAAAAGTACAAGTTTGTGCctttaaaatgcaaaaaatagtCATGAATATACTAAAGTTTGTTGTGCTATACCCAATAATAAGCCCAAACACCCCTTACATTTGATTTTTGCCTATCTGCAACGTATTCTCCATAGTCGTGGCCACCGTCAACACTCATCGATAGGCCTCCACCGTCACCACCAATCTCAGCACCATTGACCTCCAGTACATTTGCTAAACAGGTAACCCACTGTTCTGCTCTCGTCTTCTCTCTTTCTTCTTACGCCCAAACAGAAGGTCGACAAAATCCTAACATAAATAAGTCTCTTGCTGTTACTTGAAACCAAGGGCGGATCTTATATAAGGCTAGGGGGCTGTGGCCCCCCTTGATTTTTTTGGCAGAAATAGTCCTTATACTTTAAGATTTATACATATTAGgcctaaaaatataaaattttgactaTGTCCTGTTCACCaatttttatacaaattatatttTCGGCCCCAAATGAAAGATCCAAGCTCCGCTTGAAACTTCATCAACCCTACCCTGCTCATGTCTCCAAGTTTTGATTTTTCCTTTATTACCCGTCAGTCATTGATTGCTAACAACAGCTAAACCTTCCAGCGGCCCTGCTCCGCTGCTGCCTCTAAATTgaggtatttttgtcattttcgatGTGTATTGTAAGTTGTTGTTTGTTAAATTCTAATAATTAGTTATGTATTTGTTATTGTTAATCGGGGGAATGTTTATTTATGTTAGGATTTGTTGAAAATCGATTTCGTTCAACGCCATCTCCACTGCCATTGGCCATCATCAATTGATTCAACAATCGTGTTATTTAGAGGTAATAACTCAACACTCATACATGATAATCATTCAGGTTTCTTCTATTATGTTGTATCCCATCTTGATCTCTTAGGTAACAAAAGCACCTGAACAAAATATAGATGTAAAGTTGACCTCATTGCTCAAACATGATACAGTTTGACTTCAAGTTTGATTTTTCTCTTCACGTGTCAGGCACTAATAGTTAACCAAGCACCAAAATATTTCAATTCATAATGGTCAATGGCTTGAAATCATTTAAATTgcattgttttgtttcatatttcTTTGGATAACGTGGGTCAAATAATGGGTTTAACTCTTTCAGAGTTAAAATGGGTTTGAACTAAAAAAGAACATGTTATTAGTCTACAAAATAATGGTATTATTATTGGAGGATAATGATTTAGGTGAAATGATATGTTGTTTTCTTCCCTTTTGTTTGGCAGCATGGGAATGATACATCTCATATTTGACATGGTGAATCCTCCTGAGATTGTAGGAGAGTTAATGTAGAGACATATTGCTTTTGGCAGGTATGCAATTTGAACATCATATCAAGTTAAATTACCAAATTTTCTGCTCATTTTAAGTTAACTAGTTTGATCAGTAatgtatgctatatatatatatatatatatatatatatatatatatatatatatatatatatatacatatatatatatatatatatatatatatatatatatatatatatatttcttgaaCAAATAGCTCAAGGATCTGCACGAGGAGGTGAAGTTGCATACATCTTGGGCAAGTTATGGAGAACAACAATGTATGTTACTTTTGCTACTAGCAATGCACTTTATTTTTTACCCGTGCAATGATGATTAAATCGATCAACACATTTATCACAGACTCTATAGTAGTGGCTATAATTGAAAACCTGCAAAGAAAAAGAGTGGACTTTTGGTATGCTTAGTTGATAGATTCTGACTTTGCGTTGACTTTCTCGGTTCAatttatacttctaaaaaaatatgtatggattttgttaataaaaaaaatcaacatgTGTCGAATTTGGAGTCTAAGTACCAGTTTTGTTGAGAAATTGGAGATAACATGAAAAAGTGAACATCTCCATTGCTTAGGATATGTATTTAGGTAATTTCAATATCTTTAGTTTATTTATGTTACTTATTAGCAATGGGCTCATTGGTAATTTCACTACCAAGGCACAAAGAATTTTGAGAGCTAGCCTGGTGAAGGGATCCCAAATTTCATAAAGGGCGGAACAAAATCGCTTTTGTTGGCTACACCTAGAAACCAGGAAACTCAATTTGAATTGCAAGAATAACAGACTTTACTCTTGTCCCTCTAAAAATTATGAGTGAGTAGAATCTGCACATGTTCCTTTACATGTTAAGACATTAGGCTCTGTGATTGAGGAAGAAATGGAtccaataaaagtttttttttccaactCAATGAACTTAATGGGGTTGAGAGTTTATCCGGTAAGCTATGTATGAGTGTTTTATTTGGACTTAATGCAGAAAGTAGGGAAAGGAGAGTCACCCCATTAAGATCAAACTTCATAGATATTTTCCCTCATTTATTTCTCACTTCTATTTACCAATTGTTGTGGTGTctatttttatttaagtattctAATGTTATAATCATGAACGTATAATGGTATTTACATGTTATATACTTATTTATGTCACATACTTTTTACACTAAGTATTTCATAAGCAACCTAGAATTTGCTAAATTATAGTCACGTATTCCAATTAGCAACATGGTTTTGTATTagtatatcattttttttttctgaaacttAGATTTTCCAAGTCGCATTTATTATTTTTACCAAATCTTTACTAATTGCTATTTAGTCATGTTTATTTTGTGAAGATGTTTTTTTTTCTCCGATTAGGGGACTCTTAGGCAGtgtatcaatatattatattataaagaAAAAATGCAAATTCGATCCCTGTGGTTTTGACGTTTTTTGTGGTTTTGGTCTTTGTAGTTCCAAAATTGCAAATTTCATCCTTTCCAGCAGGTTCCATTGAGGTTTTGGTCTCTGGCATTAGCAAAGTTTGTCCTTTTCAGTAGGCTTATATATAAGAATCTGTTAACCCCCTCATGTGCCTTGCACGTGACGGTATTTCGGTCTTTTTActtatagggaccatttttgcatatggAAAAATAAAACATCCTTTATATATTGTTTTCTTTTCCCAGCTTCTTCCACAACGAATCTTCTTCCCCAACGTTCTTAACTGTTCTTCCCCAACGGctatttttttccattttttcttCCTGACTTTGCAATCGAACAATGGTGGTTTGTTTTTGTGGAAAACGCACTTTGGTGAAAACGTCTTGGACACCACTGAATCCTGGAAGGAGGTTTTATGCTTGCCTTACTAAGGATTATGTTTGTGGGTTTATCGAGTGGGTTGACCACCTATGTGTGCTAGGAGTAAAACCATCATACctggtcttctaagaaacataaATACGTTGGAGGAAAGATGTAATGGGCTGGTAAGAAGTATCAACATGTTACAGGAACAGTGCAATGGACTTTTGAGCAGGAACAACATGTTGGAGGCAAAGTGTGATGCATTGAAGGATGAAGGTTTCAAGCTGAAGATGTATTTATGTGCAAGCTGGTTTATGTATGTGATTGTTATCTTTAGTATTTGGTCTATGTAAGGGATAGGGTTAGACAAATGTGGGGGTTTTTGTTGATCAAGTGATGTAGGGTAAAAATGGTATAATTTTGTTGTAAGTTGGCTTCatcatgtttgtaatgaattccaATGTTGTTAATGATATAAATGATATTCAAGTCTAAAAATGTGTTCAAAATGTGTATCAATCGTcaaatataagcacataaatagaaCTAAAATGTAACAAAAGTACATTACCAAAATACGTGTCATAAATTGACCAAAATGCACATTCCATTAACCACATGAGTGGAACCAAAAACCATTACCAAGTTAAGCATACAAGTGTATGTGCACCATACATAACCACATCATTAAaccataactaaaattttcaaaaacaaacaatttttaaCAAGTAACTAAATAGTCATTGCACcacaacaaacaaacaaaatcacgctctttcaaaaaaaaaacaatcaaaatcACTTCTTGGATTGATTCCCACCTTGCCCTTTACAGGTCCTAGAGTTGTGTCCCTTATTCTTGCATTTGCTACAAGTAACATTGATATGTTTCCTTGATAGCTTCTGCACTCCATCATTTGTTGGCCCTTGGGAATGTTCTCCTTGCATCTCATTCACTCCATCACCTTGACTTGCCTTCTGCCTTTTGCTTAACCTTTCACCCTTActttgtcttattttttttcttaggcCTTCCCACCTGAGTGCGACGTGGAGGAGGGATTAGCTTTGTTGGACAATTACTTTTAGGCCACATGGGTCTCCCTTTAATTGGTTCCACCTTAAATGAATAAGCTTTTTGCCATGTCTCTAACCAATACACCTCGTGTACCCACTTGTAAATGTCAAGCTCAGCCTCAGGGTCTTTGCTCATTTCATTCAGAGTTGCAATTACATGCCTGCAAGGTATTCCCATTAATTCCCACTTTCTGCAAGTGCAAGTTTGGTTCCTAACATCCACCACATGCTGATCTTGCAATGCTCCAGTGACTTGATACTTGTTTGCCCCATTCCACCTAACAATATATTGTGAAACACCTTTTTTCCTTGCATCTAGGATGTCTGTTGCTGTAGTTGTTAGTGGACCTttagccttcttcatttccttcatGACATTACATATCTTCTTCATTAGATACTCCCTAATGAACTCTAAACATGAAATTACATGTTTGTCCCTGCCTTTCTCTATCTTCccattaaacacttcacacatgttTGAAATCAACACATCAGAAACAACTCTTCCTGCACATTACAATAACATACAATTAATGTTGATAAATAACTGAAacacataatcattaccatatgCAAACATATACAATTACATGAGAAATGACTCCTTGCCCAATGTACAGGAGGTATCTGCTTCAACCATTGACATGCCTCCTTATCATAATCACTAAACTCCCTCATCAAATGCTCAAACTCAAGAACGGTGGTTGCTGATGCACACctccataaatggtccctgtactCAGTTTGCCCCCACTTCTTTCTCATATTGTCATAAATATGTCTAATACAATACCTATGCTCAGCATTGGGAAACAATTGATCAACTGCAATTTGTAATCCCTACATGACTCATCAGACaacaattagaattaatttattgGTAAAAAAACACAATCTAAATGATCAATTGATGAACTGCAATTTACCTTTTTCCCGTCACTTATGAAAGTATAGTTTGAGTTGCTCCCAAGCTCCAAGTCATCCCCAAGGTTTTCTAAAAGCCACTTCCAGCTAACTGTGTTTTCAGACTCAACAATTGCATAGGCCAAGGGATAAATTTCATTGTTGGAATCTAGACCAACTATTGTAAGAACCTGACCAGGGAATGGTCCTTTCATGAATGCACCATCCAAACCCACTAAGTCTCGAAGACATACCTAGA is a window of Lactuca sativa cultivar Salinas chromosome 1, Lsat_Salinas_v11, whole genome shotgun sequence DNA encoding:
- the LOC111909209 gene encoding uncharacterized protein LOC111909209, which translates into the protein MKGPFPGQVLTIVGLDSNNEIYPLAYAIVESENTVSWKWLLENLGDDLELGSNSNYTFISDGKKGLQIAVDQLFPNAEHRYCIRHIYDNMRKKWGQTEYRDHLWRCASATTVLEFEHLMREFSDYDKEACQWLKQIPPVHWARRRVVSDVLISNMCEVFNGKIEKGRDKHVISCLEFIREYLMKKICNVMKEMKKAKGPLTTTATDILDARKKGVSQYIVRWNGANKYQVTGALQDQHVVDVRNQTCTCRKWELMGIPCRHVIATLNEMSKDPEAELDIYKWVHEVYWLETWQKAYSFKVEPIKGRPMWPKSNCPTKLIPPPRRTQVGRPKKKNKTK